The following are encoded together in the Plasmodium reichenowi strain SY57 chromosome 3, whole genome shotgun sequence genome:
- a CDS encoding zinc finger protein, putative: MGTFINNTGNFRNKTLNSTNKTLNINYKVQSISPNSSLFCPVCNIPFTYKIRINPCYHIICKTCYKLSLQDQKCLMCNNDINDIENIFIKDQIYICPHNDCKKGFINEKSYQYHIYFKHKFLKEKNEINRKGSNNSNINHDIHNNINDTINYTIPEQKNNNLGNFNINLKKGGMNISLSSHTSQWPNELIKNSLDSNINVNMNNLNNINNVNTNDKSNLPNNNNNIINPFDIKAKKLQEGNEPLFTNITTTNKFMNTNKMSTSNILTNNNNITSNNNYKFLNNVPGTDTWTNSVFSIKSNFDKDVNTNKGEQNVTDVQNNKNNQQDDELDNLEDFM, translated from the coding sequence atgGGTACCTTTATAAACAACACAGGTAACTTTAGAAACAAAACTTTAAACAGTACCAACAAaacattaaatataaattataaagtTCAGAGTATATCTCCAaattcttctttattttgtCCTGTATGTAATATACCTTTTacttataaaataagaataaatccatgttatcatattatatgtaaGACGTGTTATAAATTAAGTTTACAAGATCAAAAATGTTTAATGtgtaataatgatataaatgacatagagaatatttttataaaagatcaaatatatatatgtccACATAATGATTGTAAGAAAGGATTTATTAATGAAAAGAGTTACcaatatcatatatattttaaacataaatttttaaaagagaaaaatgaaataaacAGAAAAGgtagtaataatagtaatataaatcatgatatacataataatataaacgATACAATAAATTATACTATCCCcgaacaaaaaaataataatttaggaaactttaatattaatttgaAGAAGGGGGGTATGAATATTTCTCTTTCTTCACATACGTCCCAGTGGCCTAATGAACTCATAAAAAATAGCTTGGACAGTAACATAAACgtaaatatgaataatttaaataatataaataatgtaaatacGAATGATAAATCTAATCTtccaaataataataataatataataaaccCCTTTGACATAAAAGCAAAGAAATTACAAGAAGGAAATGAACCCCTTTTTACAAACATAACTACAACGAATAAGTTTATGAATACCAACAAAATGAGTACgtcaaatatattaaccaacaataataatatcacTAGTAATAATAACTACAAGTTTTTAAACAACGTCCCAGGAACTGACACGTGGACTAATTCTGTTTTTTCCATCAAATCTAATTTCGACAAAGATGTTAACACGAATAAAGGTGAACAAAATGTTACGGATGTgcaaaataataaaaataaccAACAAGATGATGAGTTAGATAATTTAGAGGATTTTATGTGA
- a CDS encoding hypothetical protein (conserved Plasmodium protein, unknown function): MTTFDIYNKRLKKEKPCFKLKRDSPLSFQECIEIWCDIELIKYNIHDEKLLKKLRYEIKEIIYSNILYKTKKNFQLFHMFYNFKYNYNVQYVTRQYMLTLSTKGDDTYYSFLKRYYVEKKKNKIKYGSVGNYDNNKNDCDDNTFNCSEKVIKNNTYESYIYNNNNNNNNNKTNCGDNFKRKNKEKNVDNISYNNIVKDFFDVCKYSKDYKKEKIFFMSKLYTCMIYYCYILIKNKYYLDFFCLYLLLKSYFFIDTIIINKYIVLEKFTCHKKFLRLLFLLCNICNAKDTEENSNIYNEERIQDTHNNICNDLYYYNCTNNIEDSYSYKNPINNISYYHKNKILNRKHFYLINKNNNNNDDDDDINIGNIQFLSFNLLFYVPLKINFNEMNFINFHTLKYKSLCNYILSFQNSYTRKFLLNLNKVNNITFKCKEYFFKKTNLFTEKKNNNNILFYNDYFPSLQKRKIKYNNIFNHKTNIDDEQHTINNILVYNYHQSMCSQNMYNIPNSHFNEYERKLKEDTLNNLNTLFSPLTPIQNNNNNNNKYIHENYNHYGNHVTNLFVDTKKMKSTFLLNHKETGNPFSLNNRILQDTSFNIQKKKKFHDFIFNNNNYCYYNKMLSFHKNDIYKDDDDFIKNILYMHYSPTKNMNDIFTSSYNNIITKKIGHNEIVKNNKTIRNTSNQFLISPFKKNENFIWKKSFVNDTNVLKILENNIIHTKKEKYKNVFLTIINSMYVSIHANIINSLNNRIDEYRFVIFNRFSNICNLKKNNYNKENVHTNKDYNIWKIDILNCLLGYEGNIFMSGRNAHMFKRNNERKGDNRYMVEKKKKDIKGVESIKNGDEFQRRNYKNGYDASGNSKKKNIHMKKEIIHSYNCKKKKKKKKKKSECIYISKDIICINSELAIWLKKKNRNKLCLYFKPLQNYFCSMYYQNYLHIFMYFSKIGTFIRYIKIFILVFTRIRNNEGSTFKKFKMVRKRASNYISPTYEKKKYKEKNKMKGNYKNIVRDGNIPLGEIFVTYINCIKKYLLIYENKIRNIINDKNVKNPLHIYLRIKKYGECIEFLNFLCSCYMNYKVKRMFFKERLNFYKSLDNDILFSSSFNNNICTKNKMIRDYNNLSNIIYGLSPYKHNNNNNNDMLYKNMNLCLNEKDEFKKVLNGDNRMVHNKETHIDELNKKGQENFLRNENCVNFNSLFFYPRGNELLNYIYIYYNLFVNTQKKHLTKLCKFLFLKMIKPFLHFLFTYVYMGINKDYSFEYIINTNEVAHFFFIFHNGKQYYDPKYLLSHVCISLPVFLNYSMDVIYNTALLSSILRVANEEYFFLAIPKKDNSENEKYTQKYVDKRNNMISISSRCNMDNENVDILNLLFYTSMDKIRSFLQLYNSPQYKKTKEKNDKYENVFIKYWNDEKECEVAYEKIKLDINKKLKKDVLIFYNMLSNHVNGMCIYEKRAWENYFEEKKKIDPKKKKVDKIYEVEIRKKKNKKNKNRINKYSYNNKEYILKDLKKSQKKIKKNKKIIIKINNKCNMDNMDNMDNMNNMDSMNNMDNMNNMDNMNNMDSMNSMNNMNNIYNMNNVYSRILRKFLNINKKRKNKLFSSYLNILNGCLRRTRRKDMIKNNFIYNNKQNNKVVEDIKELYSLSSVHNLIDIECGYQERMRKEMLRFDINIEHKEKLINSFNFVCVDNISLGLNNNKSLENKRKRVAYKPYGSSKNINININKNKNINIDINIDKGSNMNNQCNHQSNDQNKNREDILYNNHYKYMIYSHNKHNDKRERLKKNSDGFEYKEKAYSWRRNFEIENINYFIYRNIYRPIKYHYDITNKILINSFLINMNLLIYFYLLKCILFDDMDDNNNFLCNILFNKRKKIINKIKNDDYNDDNCCDHIYVNKNKHMVQYFLNKDFYTSCNIKNKCVDKERLYYTNISTIFFYIHFKIKVPKLLRIFFDYKVVNYYNDIYRLTSLLYFSLLNLNYIFLIFSTLCRPTIFQCQEFKGGNPSTSEGLNKIVQKNNVRRLKTNKLNIYKEKKNINFIKNDSYKDDYRNDDEYSYDSSNSTLSSENLVTNQTFKEKDFKYMYIINNIKDNHLLKSEDYINSCPCYITKNTSNVYFITKEKYVNVGFHKNFIHFKKLNKFLQNIKIYNDTLNDLYKIRSEMYFIINTLYDYLMYMNLCKNYFTFFQKIVTVQNFYDLIKIHESFVQHIFKLSFFSNTDLSFIKIIFNIINTVNIFKYIMKSIIPLGENMKQLDVLKTCNINTYDEHILFNSEECKQHGYYKSFLFLFEQNFKILEHNIILLTSQRTQDFIKKFYINRNHFIQYVNKFKNTDLSYIYQKFFFNEYYAHLCDESYDTP; this comes from the exons atgacaACGTTcgatatttataataaacGTTTGAAGAAGGAAAAACCTTGCttcaaattaaaaagagATTCTCCTTTATCTTTTCAAGAATGTATTGAAATATGGTGTGATATCgaattaattaaatataatatacatgaTGAAAAGCTTTTAAAAAAGTTAAGATAcgaaataaaagaaataatttattcaaatatattatataagacaaaaaaaaattttcaactttttcatatgttttataattttaaatataattataatgtaCAATATGTAACACGTCAGTATATGTTAACTTTAAGTACGAAGGGTGATGATACCTATTATAGTTTCCTAAAAAGGTATTATgtggaaaaaaaaaaaaataaaataaaatatggaaGCGTCGgtaattatgataataataagaacGATTGTGATGATAATACTTTTAATTGTTCTGAAAAGGTTATTAAGAATAACACATATgaatcatatatatacaacaataataataataataataataataaaacaaattgTGGTGATAATTTTAAGagaaaaaacaaagaaaaaaatgttgaTAACATTAGTTACAACAATATTGTAAAAGATTTTTTTGATGTATGTAAATATTCAAAGGATTATAAGAAagagaaaatattttttatgagtaaattatatacatgcatgatatattattgttatatattaataaaaaataaatattatcttgattttttttgtttatatttattattgaaatcttattttttcatagatactataataataaacaagTATATAGTGTTAGAAAAATTTACATGtcataaaaaatttctacgtcttttatttttattatgtaatatttgTAATGCTAAAGATACAGAAGAAAattctaatatatataatgaagaaaGAATACAAGATacacataataatatatgtaatgatttatattattataattgtactaataatatagaagaTTCTTATAGTTATAAGAATCCTATAAATAACATCtcatattatcataagaataaaatacTAAATAgaaaacatttttatttaataaataaaaataataataataatgatgatgatgatgatataaatatcggaaatatacaatttttatcttttaatttattattttatgtacCCCTCAAGataaattttaatgaaatgaattttataaattttcatacattaaaatataaatcattatGTAATTATATCTTATCATTTCAAAATTCTTATACAAggaaatttttattaaatttaaacaaagtgaataatataacttttaaatgtaaagaatatttctttaaaaaaacaaatttatttacagaaaaaaaaaataataacaatattttattttataatgattattttccatctttacaaaaaagaaaaattaaatataataatatctttaATCATAAAACTAATATAGATGATGAACAGCatacaataaataatatcctagtatataattatcatcaaTCTATGTGTTCacaaaatatgtataatattcCAAATAGCCATTTTAATGAATATGAGAGGaaattaaaagaagatACACTTAACAACTTGAATACATTATTCTCTCCATTAACACcaatacaaaataataataataataataataaatatattcatgagaattataatcattatgGGAATCATGTCACTAATCTATTTGTTGATAccaaaaaaatgaaatcCACCTTTTTATTGAACCATAAAGAAACAGGAAACCCTTTTTCTCTTAATAATCGTATTCTCCAAGACACATCATTTAATATCcagaaaaagaaaaaatttcatgattttatttttaataataataattattgttattacAATAAAATGTTGTCTTTccataaaaatgatatatataaagatgacgatgattttataaaaaatattctatACATGCATTATTCACCTACAAAAAACATGAACGACATATTCACATCttcttataataatataataacaaaaaaaataggaCACAACGAAATagtaaaaaataacaaaacaATAAGAAATACATCTAACCAATTTTTAATCTCaccttttaaaaaaaatgaaaattttatcTGGAAAAAATCCTTTGTTAATGATACTaatgtattaaaaatattagaaaataatattatccatactaaaaaagaaaagtaTAAAAACGTTTTCTTAACAATAATTAATAGCATGTATGTATCCATACACgctaatattattaatagtCTTAATAATAGAATTGACGAATACAGATTTGTAATATTCAATAGATTCTCAAACATATGtaatttgaaaaaaaataattataataaagaaaatgtaCATACTAACAAagattataatatatggaaaatagatattttaaattgtCTTCTTGGGTACGAAGGAAACATATTTATGTCGGGAAGGAACGCACACATGTTTAAAAGGAACAACGAAAGAAAAGGGGACAACAGATATATGgtagaaaaaaagaagaaagaTATTAAAGGTGTGGAAAGCATAAAAAATGGGGATGAATTCCAAAGAAGGAATTACAAAAATGGATACGACGCTTCAGGAAActccaaaaaaaaaaatatacatatgaaaaaagaaattatcCATTCTTACaattgtaaaaaaaaaaaaaaaaaaaaaaaaaaaaaatcagAATGTATTTACATAAGTAAagatattatttgtattaataGCGAACTAGCCATATGgttaaaaaagaaaaacagAAATAAACTTTGTCTTTATTTTAAGCCtttacaaaattatttctGTTCTATGtattatcaaaattatttacatatctttatgtatttttcaaaaatcGGTACATTTATAAgatatatcaaaatatttattcttgTGTTTACGAGAATTAGAAATAATGAAGGAAGTACATTTAAAAAGTTCAAAATGGTTAGAAAAAGGGCAAGTAATTATATAAGTCCtacatatgaaaaaaaaaaatataaagaaaaaaataagatgaaaggaaattataaaaatattgtacGAGATGGAAATATACCGTTAGGTGAAATTTTtgttacatatattaattgtattaaaaaatatttattaatttatgaaaataaaataagaaacATTATTAATGATAAGAATGTAAAGAATCctttacatatatatttacgtataaaaaaatatggtGAGTGTATtgaatttttaaattttctttGTTCATGTTATATGAACTATAAAGTAAAGAGAATGTTTTTTAAAGAACGtcttaatttttataaatcaCTTGATAACGATATATTGTTTTCATcatcttttaataataatatatgtacaaagaataaaatgataagagattataataatctttcgaatattatatatggtTTGTCTCcttataaacataataataataataataatgatatgttatataaaaatatgaactTATGTTTAAATGAGAAAGatgaatttaaaaaagttTTAAATGGTGATAATAGAATGGTACATAATAAAGAAACACACATTgatgaattaaataaaaaaggacAAGAGAATTTCTTAAGAAACGAAAATTGTGTAAATTTcaattctttatttttttatccaCGTGGTAATGAActattaaattatatttatatttattataatcttTTTGTTAATACTCAAAAAAAGCACCTTACTAAATTATGTAagtttctttttttaaaaatgataaaacCATTCTTACATTTCCTTtttacatatgtatatatgggtataaataaagattATAGTTTCGagtatataattaatacaAATGAAGTAGctcatttcttttttatttttcataatgGAAAGCAGTATTACGACCCCAAATATTTATTGTCGCATGTGTGTATATCTCTTCCGGTCTTTTTGAATTATTCTATGGACgtcatatataatacag CACTCCTATCAAGCATTTTACGTGTAGCCAACGAAGAGTATTTTTTTCTAGCCATTCCAAAAAAGGACAATTCAGAAAACGAGAAATACACACAGAAGTATGTtgataaaagaaataatatgattaGTATTAGCAGTAGATGTAATATGgataatgaaaatgttGATATTTTGAATTTGTTGTTTTATACCTCGATGGACAAGATAAGGAGCTTCTTACAACTTTATAACAGCCCccaatataaaaaaacaaaagaaaaaaatgataaatacGAAAACGTGTTTATTAAATACTGGaatgatgaaaaagaaTGTGAAGTTGCTTacgaaaaaataaaacttgatattaataaaaaattaaaaaaagacgttttaatattttacaatATGTTAAGTAATCATGTTAATGGTATGTGCATATATGAAAAGAGAGCGTGGGAAAATTATTTTgaggaaaagaaaaaaatagatccaaaaaaaaaaaaagtggataaaatatatgaagttgaaataagaaagaaaaagaataaaaaaaataagaatagaataaataaatattcatataataacaaagaatatattttaaaagatttaaaaaaatctcaaaaaaaaataaaaaaaaataaaaaaataataattaaaataaataataaatgtaatatggataatatggacaatatggataatatgaacaatatgGATAGTATGAACAATATggataatatgaacaatatggataatatgaacaatatgGATAGTATGAATagtatgaataatatgaataatatatacaatatgaataatgtTTATAGTAGAATATTAAGAAAATTtcttaatataaataagaaacgaaaaaataaattattttcatcatatttaaatatattaaatggTTGTTTACGTAGAACTAGAAGAAAAgatatgataaaaaataatttcatttataataataaacaaaataataaagtagttgaagatataaaagaattgTATTCATTATCGAGTGTTCACAATTTAATAGATATAGAATGTGGGTATCAAGAAAGAATGAGAAAGGAGATGTTAAGAtttgatataaatattgaGCACAAAGAGAAGTTAataaattcttttaattttgtttgtgtggataatatatcattgggcttaaataataataaatcattggaaaataaaagaaaaagagTTGCATACAAACCATATGGTAGtagtaaaaatataaacataaacataaacaaaaacaagaatataaatatagatataaatatagataaagGTAGTAACATGAACAATCAATGTAACCATCAAAGTAACGACCAGAATAAGAATAGGGAAGATATTCTTTACAATaatcattataaatatatgatatattctcataataaacataatgATAAAAGAGAACGTTTAAAAAAGAACTCTGATGGTTTtgaatataaagaaaaggCTTATAGTTGGAGAAGAAATTTtgaaatagaaaatataaattattttatttatagaaatatatatagacCTATTAAATATCACTAtgatataacaaataaaattttgataaattcatttttaataaatatgaatttattaatatatttttatttattgaaatgtatattatttgatgATATGGatgacaataataattttttatgtaatatattatttaataaaagaaaaaaaataattaacaaaataaaaaatgatgattataatgatgataattgttgtgatcatatatatgttaataaaaataaacatatggtacaatattttttgaacaaagatttttatacatcatgtaatattaaaaataaatgtgtAGATAAAGAGagattatattatacaaatatatcgactatatttttttatatacattttaaaataaaagttcCTAAACTATTgagaatattttttgattataaagtagttaattattataatgatatttatagattaacatctttattatatttttctttattaaatttaaattatatatttttaatattctCCACTTTATGTCGTCCCACAATTTTCCAATGTCAAGAATTCAAAGGAGGAAACCCCTCCACATCAGAAGGCTTAAACAAAATAGTACAAAAGAATAATGTTAGAAGGTTAAAAACGAACaaattgaatatatataaagaaaaaaaaaatataaattttattaagaATGATTCTTATAAGGATGATTATAGAAATGATGATGAATATAGTTATGATAGTAGTAACAGCACTCTAAGTAGTGAAAATTTAGTAACGAACCAAAcatttaaagaaaaagattttaagtatatgtatataattaataatattaaagataatcatttattaaaaagcgaagattatataaattcatGTCCATGTTACATAACAAAGAATACAAGtaatgtttattttataactaaagaaaaatatgtaaatgtAGGGTTTCATAAGaattttatacattttaaaaagttaaataaatttcttcaaaatataaaaatatataatgacactttaaatgatttatataaaataagatcagaaatgtattttataataaatactttatatgattatttaatgtatatgaatctttgtaaaaattattttaccttttttcaaaaaatagTAACAGTTCAAAATTTTTAcgatttaataaaaatacatgAATCATTTGTacaacatatatttaaattatcttttttttcaaatacAGATTTgtcatttattaaaataatatttaatattataaatacagtaaatatatttaaatacataatGAAGAGTATTATCCCATTGGGGGAAAATATGAAACAATTAGATGTATTGAAAACATGTAACataaatacatatgatgaacatatattatttaattctgAAGAATGTAAACAACATGGTTATTATAAgtcttttctttttttatttgaacaaaattttaaaattcttgaacataatattattcttcTAACATCTCAAAGAACACAagattttataaaaaaattctaCATAAACAGGAATCATTTTATTCAATATGTAAacaaatttaaaaatactGACCttagttatatatatcaaaaatttttttttaatgaataCTATGCTCATTTGTGTGACGAAAGTTACGATACACCATAA
- a CDS encoding microneme associated antigen, putative: protein MHDFFLKSKFNILSSPLFNNFYKRNKEDEYFKKDRNNNEDLRVMHNYADDSEWREHNNKKDKMTSLKNELNEQLIYSYYNNFNNNYEYYNKSTEKLKEKYNEDDEYNEEQEYEPTANLLQDKNKMNDMNNFYNNFNKNSLFNYQNFQNADKNFLYLLNKKNKSNLTNENILVDEFKKLKNHVLFLQMMNVNLQKQLLTNHLIHTSKIMPHHIIINNKTEVSSNALSEIKNNKEKKKNGTMYILLKKILSSRFNQMIFVSSIFISFYLINKHWQRALKISQLQKKINSNFLLKSVRLFEESLGIRKNKYL, encoded by the coding sequence atgcacgatttttttttaaaatccAAATTCAACATTCTGAGTAGCCCGTTGTTCaacaatttttataaaagaaataagGAAGATgaatatttcaaaaaagatagaaataataatgaggATTTAAGAGTGATGCATAATTATGCCGATGACAGTGAGTGGAGagaacataataataagaaagaTAAGATGACAAGCCTGAAAAATGAACTGAATGAACAActtatttattcttattataataattttaataataattatgaatattataataaaagtacagaaaaattaaaagaaaaatataatgagGATGATGAATATAACGAAGAACAGGAATATGAACCAACAGCTAATCTATTAcaagataaaaataaaatgaatgacatgaataatttttataataattttaataaaaacagtttatttaattatcaaaattttcaaaacgccgataaaaattttttatatttattaaacaaaaaaaataaaagcaatttaacaaatgaaaatattttagtggatgaatttaaaaaacttaaaaaccatgttctttttttacaaaTGATGAATGTAAATTTACAAAAACAACTATTGACAAATCACTTAATTCATACCTCTAAAATAATGCCACatcatattatcataaataataaaacagAAGTTTCTTCGAATGCACTAAGTGAAATCAAAAACAAcaaagagaaaaaaaaaaacggaaccatgtatattttgttaaaaaaaatattaagtAGTAGATTCAATCAAATGATTTTCGTATCatccatttttatttctttctaTTTAATTAACAAACACTGGCAAAGAGCTCTTAAAATTTCACAgctacaaaaaaaaatcaattcgaattttttattaaaaagtgTAAGATTATTTGAGGAATCTTTGGGCATAAGGAAAAATAAGTATCTTTAA
- a CDS encoding hypothetical protein (conserved Plasmodium protein, unknown function): protein MTYVYSLFFLLICILLNKHWILLNKAESLFANNELNISRISSSNNFLELSLNALKSNDNIYDDIKKKISNIDVNNIHDEVLKILKFEKLKSIIDIKTTILNCLSESILHMFRSLPSIVEEVTKYNEFCSSLEKKFSFLSHIDDEYKIKIESCRENTTDKIIENYFFFHLNDINTIVGIYKNKPNIMFLRFNEITHCLEEFYQKITNPFDEHVKHTELFKTFMKTYKKPPKSNYVDYLKAFLDSFNPNIERARILFFFDELYYYYSVNHTYIACFYLF, encoded by the exons atgacatatgtatattctctctttttccttttaatATGTATCCTTCTAAATAAACATTGGATCCTATTAAATAAAGCGGAAAGCTTATTTGCAAACAACGAATTAAATATAAGCAGAATATCTTCGtctaataattttttagaATTATCTTTAAATGCATTAAAGTCTAACgataatatttatgatgatataaaaaaaaaaatatctaATATAGACgtgaataatatacatGATGAAGTTCTGAAAATATTGAAgtttgaaaaattaaaaagtataataGATATAAAAACTACTATTTTGAACTGCTTAAGCGAATCG ATTTTACACATGTTTCGATCGCTACCTTCTATTGTTGAAGAAGTTACAAAGTATAACGAATTTTGTTCATCTCTCGAAAAGaaattttcctttttaagTCATATAGATGATgaatacaaaataaaaatagaaagTTGTAGAGAAAATACTACTGATAAAATTAtagaaaattattttttttttcatttaaatgACATAAACACAATTGTAggaatatacaaaaataaacCTAATATAATGTTTTTAAGGTTTAATGAAATAACACATTGTTTAGAAGAGTTTTATCAGAAAATTACAAACCCTTTTGATGAACATGTTAAACATAcagaattatttaaaacCTTTATGAAGACATATAAGAAACCACCCAAATCTAATTATGTTGATTATTTGAAAGCATTTCTTGATAGTTTTAATCCCAATATAGAAAGAGCCAGgatccttttttttttcgacgaactctattattattactcAGTAAACCATACGTACATTGCGTGTTTTTATCTCTTCTAA
- a CDS encoding mitochondrial ribosomal protein L27 precursor, putative translates to MNAKLLCGNSLCNKILYKNVINNLRGCYNFARPFIISYLKLEYINNKKEESCCSSNIGIKKEYGNKMKSLELLKKRNIFHIYGTNFSTCMIKNMYNNKINIYNYDGYNHFVKIFKRYKMVKTSSYRRKARSSPNGQAQKAKIGIKRLSGEYVRTGQMLVKQRKIICFNYENKTRRRNFKYYPGENVKVAKNTSLIALTNGRVKFTFHVIQNVFLVNILPEELEELKEQDLYRYRTEHVKSFEENRSLIYLRMKNTILFPKYKQTQYIKPPLKPQFLTKYDIYDNPTLQKVPLLYHKRK, encoded by the coding sequence ATGAATGCCAAATTGTTGTGTGGTAATTCCTTGtgtaataaaattttatataagaatgttataaataatttaagGGGATGTTATAATTTTGCCCGTccatttattatatcctACTTAAAGTtggaatatataaataataaaaaggaagaGAGTTGTTGTTCGAGTAATATTggaataaaaaaggaatatggaaataaaatgaagagtttagaattattaaagaaaagaaatatatttcatatatatggtACTAATTTTTCCACATGTATGAtcaaaaatatgtataataataaaataaatatatataattatgatggatataatcattttgtaaaaatattcaaaagatataaaatgGTAAAAACTAGTTCTTATAGAAGAAAAGCAAGAAGCTCTCCAAATGGACAAGCTCAAAAAGCTAAAATCGGAATTAAAAGATTAAGTGGTGAATATGTAAGAACAGGACAAATGCTTGTTAaacaaagaaaaattatttgttttaattatgaaaataaaactagaagaagaaattttaaatattatccTGGAGAAAATGTAAAAGTTGCTAAAAACACCAGTTTAATTGCTTTAACTAATGGTAGAGTTAAATTCACTTTTCATGTTATACAAAATGTTTTTCTTGTAAATATCTTACCTGAAGAATTAgaagaattaaaagaaCAAGATTTATATAGATATAGAACGGAACATGTAAAATCTTTTGAAGAAAATAGAAGTCTAATATATCTTAGAATGAAAAATACTATCCTATTTccaaaatataaacaaacaCAATATATTAAACCACCTTTAAAACCTCAATTCTTAacaaaatatgatatatatgataatcCCACACTACAAAAAGTtcctttattatatcataaaaggaaataa